DNA from Amycolatopsis sp. DSM 110486:
ACCGCGGTCGCGAACGACAGCGACTTCGGCCTGTCCGCCGAGGTCTGGTCGGCCGACCCCGACCGGGCCGAGAGCTTCGCGCGGACGCTGCGCGTGGGCCAGGTCAAGATCAACGGCGTGCGCACCCGCGAGCGCCCCGGCGTGCCGTTCGGCGGCCGGAAGTCCTCCGGCTACGGCCGGGAGCTCGGCGCCGAGGGCATCACCGACCTCACCGCGGTGCAGGCGGTGCTGCGATGACGCGCCGGATCCTCGTGACGGGCGCCGCGTCCGGCGTCGGCCTCGCGCTGGCCCGGCAGCTGACCGACGACGGCGTGGCCGTGATCGGCGTCGACCGCGCCGAGATCCCCGTGCCCGTCGACCGGGCCCTGCGGGTGGACCTCACCGACTTCGCCGCCGTGCGCGAGGTCGCGGCGAGCGTCACCGAGCTGGACGGCATCGCGAACGTCGCCGGAGTGCCCGGCACCGCGCCCGCCGCCACGGTGCTCGCGGTGAACGTGGTCGGCACCCGTGTGCTCACCGACGCACTGCTGCCGCGGCTGGCCGAGGGCGGCGCCGTGGTGACGGTGGCGTCCATCGCCGCCCACCGCAACACTCTCCCGGCCGAAGCCCTCGACCGGCTGTGCACTGTCGACAGTGACGTCGAGCTGGCGGACTGGCTCGCGGAGTACCCGTTGTCGGGCGCTGCCGCCTACGACACGTCGAAAGCCGCGCTCGTCGCGTGGAGCGCGCGGCTGGCCGCCCGGCTGCTGCCGCGCGCCCGCGCGGTGAGCGTGAGCCCCGGCCCCGTGGACACGCCGATCCTGGCCGACTTCCGCGAGTCGATGGGCGCCGAGTCGATCGACCGCGCGGGCGCGGTGGTCGGGCGGCACGGGTTACCCGGCGAAATTGCCGCAGCGGCCGCGTTCCTGCTCAGCCCCGCGGCCTCCTGGGTCAACGGCATCGACCTGCCCGTCGAAGGCGGCCTGGCCGCCGCGCGCACGCACCTGGCCGCGGCGCCCCTAGCCAGCACCGCCGAGCCCAGCACCGAAAGGACCACCCGGTGACCACCACGGCGCCTCCCGAGTCGACCGAGACCGTGCTCCCCCTCGACGGCACGCGCCCGCTGGGCCGCGACCTCGTGGGCGGCAAGGCCCACAGCCTCAACCGGATGCGTTCGCTCGGCCTGCCGGTGCCGCCGGCGTTCGCGATCACCGTGGACGTCTGCACCGCCTACCACGCGGGCGGCACGCTGCCCGACGACGTCTGGGCGCGGGTCCTCGACCACCTGGCGCACCTGGAGGCGCGGACCGGCCGCCGCTTCGGCGGACCGGGCTGGCCGCTGCTGGTCTCCGTGCGCTCCGGCGCCGCCCGCAGCATGCCCGGGATGATGGACACCGTCCTCAACCTCGGCCTGACGCGGGAGCTGCGCGACGCTCTGGCCGAGCAGTCGGGCGACCCCGCGTGGGCAGCCGACACCTGGGAGCGGTTCGAGCGCTCGTACTCCGGCATCGTCGGCGGCCCGCCGCCCGAGGACCCACGCGAGCAGCTGCGCGCGGCGATCGGCGCCGTGTTCCGCTCGTGGTTCTCGCCGCGCGCGGTGAGCTACCGCGAGCACCACGGCATCACCGATCTCGGCGGCACGGCCGTGACCGTGCAGGCCATGGCGTTCGGCAACCGCGACGCCGAGTCCGGCACCGGCGTGCTGTTCAGCCGCGACCCCGGCACCGGTGAGCCCGGCGTCTACGGTGAGTGGCTGGCCCGCGCGCAGGGCGAGGACGTCGTGTCCGGCGAACGCACCCCGGCGCGGCTCGACGAGCTGGCGCGCACGCAGCCGGGCAACCACCGTGAGCTGCTTCGCCTGGCCGGGGTGCTGGAGCGCGAGTACCGCGACATGGTCGACGTGGAGTTCACGATCGAGTCCGGCACGCTCTACGTGCTGCAGGCCCGGGCCGGCAAACGCACGCCCGGCGCGGCGGCGCGCATCGCCGTGGACCTCGTCGGCGAAGGCCTGATCGACACCGACACGGCGCTCACGCGCGTGACCCCGGCCCAGGCCACGCAGCTGCTGGAGACGGCCGGCGCGGCCGAGGGCGTCGAGCTGGCCCGCGGCACCGGCGCGGGACCCGGCCTCGGCGTGGGCCAGGTCGTGACCGACCCTGACGAAGCGCTGGACGCCGCCGACGAGGGGACCGCGGTGGTGCTCGTGCGGCCGTTCACTTCCCCGGAGGACGTGCCGGCGATGTTCGCCGCGGTCGCCGTCGTGACTGAGCACGGCGGGTCGACTTCCCACGCGGCGCTCGTGTGCCGCGAGGCGGGCATCCCGTGCGTGGTCGGCTGCGGCGACGGCACCCTCGACGCGCTGCGCGGGCGGGTCGTGACCGTCGACGGCACGACCGGCGCGGTGCTCGACGGCGACCGGGCGAGCGGAGCGGGGAAGACCTCCGACGGACCCGCGGCGACGCTCACGGAGTGGGCCGCCGCGCGGACCGGCGGCGACGGCGCGCTGCCCGAGCTGCTCGCGCTGGTGCACAGTACTGATCCGGCCAAAAAGTAGGCCGACCCCCCGCGCGGCACGTAACCGTTGCCGCGAAGCCATTCGGCCGTGACTGTGGTCGGATTAGTAACGATCGGCACAGTAAGGTCGGCGGACGCGAATGACCGGTTGGGTGAGCAGAAGATGAGCAGTAGCACGCAGGAAACGACCAGCGAGGACCGGGCGGAGGCCGCGCGCGTGCGCGTCCGCGAGCTGATCGCCGCGCTGCAGCCCGACACCGTGGACAAGCGCCCCAACAAACGCGGTGCGCAGACCCGGGACAAGCTCGTCCAGGCCGCCACGGCGTGTTTCTCCGAGTACGGCTACACGCGCACCCGCGTCTCGGACATCACCAACCGGGCCGACACCGCGCAGGGCAACTTCTACCGCCACTTCACCAGCCTCGACGACATCTTCCTCGCGGCCCTGCAGCCGGCACTGGAAGAGCTCGCCGCCGCGTCGGCCACCGCGCCGCGCTCCGGCGACGAACAGCACCACCTGGTGGAGCAGACCATCGCGTACCTGCACTCGTATGCGCGCAACCGCCACCTCCTGCGCGTGATGCGTGAAGCCGCGGCGGCGAGCGAGAACGAGGGGTTCCTGAAGCTGTGGCTGCAGGTGCGCTCCGGGTTCGTGCACCGCACCGAACGCTGGCTGCGACGGCTGCACGAGAGCGGCGTGATCGAGGAAACCGACTACGAACTGCACGCCGAGGCGCTCGGGTCGATGATCGAGCAGATGGCCTACGTCCACATCGGACTCCTGCTCGTCACCCCGCGCCCCGAGCGCATCCAGGACCTCGGCGAGGTGATCGGCCAGATCTGGTACCGATCTCTGGCTGTATCTTCTGCCCCGGCTTCGCCGGGGCGTGCGAGATCGCTTTAAGCCGGCTTCTTCCCTCCCGATTTTCGCGCGGCCCAGGGGCCGCGCGAAAATCGCTCAGTCCAGAAGCCGGCGCGATCTCGCGGGTGGATTGCGCCACTGCGGGTGAACTCGCCATGCCATGCCATGCCCGGCACTTGCCCGACCCGGCCCGGCCCTGCGCTGCCCGGCCGGCCCACCGCGGTCGGTGAGGTCGCCCGCGCGCGGTGCGCTCCCGGCGGTGGCCGGGAGCGGCCCGGCCTTTCGGCTGCCGGCGAGCGCCGCGAGCGGTGAAGCTCCGCGGCTCGCCTGTCCACCGGCTGGACGGATTCGGAGCCCGGCCCGAGGATGGGGCGATGACCGGAGTCCTCACCCGTCGCGTGGGCGAGCTGCTGCGCGCGGACGGTCCGTTCGCGCTGCGGATCGTGGTGACGGCGGCCGTGGCGTGGCAGATCTGCGTGTGGCTGGGTGCGCGGCAGCCGCCGGTGTACGCGGTGATCGTGCCACTGGTGTCCATGCGGGACGCCCCGTATTCGACGTTCAACGTGTCCCTGGCGCGCCTGGCCGGCGTGGTGTGCGGGCTGTCGATCGGGATCCTCGTGCTGCGCGTGGTCCAGCCCTCCGCCGGGGCGCTCGCGCTCGTGCTGGCCCTGGCGCTCGCCGTGGGCATCGTGCTGCGGATCGGCGGCACGCTCAACATCCAGGTCGCCGTGTCGGCGCTGCTGGTGTTCGCCAGCACCGACCCGGACTCCTACGCGGTGTCGCGCCTGTGGGAAACGGCCGTCGGCGCCGGGGTCACCGTGGTGCTCGCGCCCCTGCTGCTGCCCGCGAACCCGGCCCGCACGTTCGTGAAAGAACTCCACGAGACCGCGGCCGAGCTGGCGCAGAACATCCGGGCGCCGGCCAGTGAAGAAGCGGTGCGAGCGATCGAGACCCGCGCCCGCGCGTTGCCCGGAAAGCTCGCCCTGGCGCGGACAGCCGTGCGTTCCCACCCGTGGTGGCGCCGCACCGAGACCGACCATCTCGCCGCCCTCGTGCCCCTCGCCCGCACCGCCGCCGACATCGGCACCCTCGTGCGCATCCACTTCGAGGACACCACTGAACTCACCGCCCGCGGCGAACCGACCGACACGTCCGAAGTCGCGGGCCCCCTCTCCGACGCCGTGACCGCCGTCCTCAACGGCACGCCCGACCCGTCGGCCCTGGCCACCGCCGAAGCCGCCATCCTGCACAACGTCGAAACCGACGGCACCCGCCTCGGCGCGGTCGCTCGCCGACCGCTGCGGCGCATCGCCGCCCTCCTGCGCGAGCTGTAATTTGGCCCCGGCTCCGCCGGGGCGTGCGAGATCTCCTTTGAGCCGGCGATCTCGCGGTGGGGGTCGGTGGGGTGTCGAACACCTACTGTGCCGGCGGTTGAGCAGGCTGCGAGAACCCCAGGAACTCCTGCTGTTCGCGGTCGTAACGCTGTGTGAGGCCGTTGCCGTAGCGCTCCCACCAGTTCTGGGTGTGCCCGCCCTGCGTGGTGGTCGTGGCGCCGTAGACCTGGCGGTCGTACTCGATGCGGGCGTCGTGGAAGTCCTGTTGGAACTGCTCGGGGGTGAGGCCCTGGATGTGCTGGACGGCAGCCGGGTCGAGGGTGCCCGCGCTGCGGACGATGTCGGCGCCGCCCATGTGGTTGAGGATGGCGCGCACGCCGCCGCCGCCGCGCATGTGCGCGCCGGACATCACGGCGGCCTGGGTGCCGGGGTCGGTGAAGTCGAGGGCGCCGGACGTGCGGGCGTTGGCCGACATGAGGCGCGCGACGACGGCGTGTTCCTCGGCGCTGCCGATGCCGTACTGGTTGCGCGCGGCCATGATCTCGTCGTAGCCGTTGTGCATGTTCTGGCGGAAGCCGTAGACCTCGGGCACGCCGCCCTGCTCGCCGGTCGCGCCTTCCGACCGCATGATCGAGTCGACGACGCGGTCGTCCAGCTGCGTCGGAGCGGCGGCCGGTGCGGCAGCCGGTGCGGCCGCGCCACCACCAGCAGCAGCCTGGGTACCGCCACCAAGCCCCTGCGCCACGGCCGTGTCGGCGTCGGTGTACCCCTGCACCGCCGACTGCACCTTGCCGCTGACTTCGCCGATGAGGTTCACAAACTTGCCGAGCGAGGAGACCAGCTGCGACTGCAGCGTCGAGTTCGCCGCGGCCACCCCGCTGCCGATCCCGGCGAACGAGAGCGCGTCGATCACGAGTGACTCGAGGTCGCGCGTCGAGGACAACGCCGAGGAGCCCAGGCTCTCCACGTTTTTCACGATCGACGACACTTCGGGCGAGCTCACCCGGTAGCTTCCCGCTGTCATGCCTGCTCCGTCCGACTCGGTTGCTTTCCCGTCGAGAATTCCCCACCGACCGCGCCGGGCACACGGTCGAATTACCCACTCGCGGACCCCGCCCGTATCGAATCGGACCCGGGTGGGTATTTGTGGCATATGGAGGCGGACGAAACCCGGCACGAGCGGGTCGACGAGGAGATCGAGCGGCTGGACGAGAGGCTGTGGTCGGTCGCCCGCGCGCTGCACGCCGACCCCGAGCCGGCGAACGCCGAGCACGAGGCCGTCCACGCGCTGACCGGCGAGCTGGCCGAGGCGGGCTTCGCCGTCGAGCGCGGCGTGGCGGACCTGCCCACGGCGTTCACCGCGCGCCACGGCGAAACCCGGCCGTGCGTGGCGCTGCTGCTGGAGTACGACGCGGTGCCCGGCCTCGGGCACGCGAGCGGGCGCAACCTCGTCGCGGCCGCCGGACTCGGGGCCGC
Protein-coding regions in this window:
- a CDS encoding SDR family oxidoreductase — encoded protein: MTRRILVTGAASGVGLALARQLTDDGVAVIGVDRAEIPVPVDRALRVDLTDFAAVREVAASVTELDGIANVAGVPGTAPAATVLAVNVVGTRVLTDALLPRLAEGGAVVTVASIAAHRNTLPAEALDRLCTVDSDVELADWLAEYPLSGAAAYDTSKAALVAWSARLAARLLPRARAVSVSPGPVDTPILADFRESMGAESIDRAGAVVGRHGLPGEIAAAAAFLLSPAASWVNGIDLPVEGGLAAARTHLAAAPLASTAEPSTERTTR
- a CDS encoding pyruvate, phosphate dikinase, which produces MTTTAPPESTETVLPLDGTRPLGRDLVGGKAHSLNRMRSLGLPVPPAFAITVDVCTAYHAGGTLPDDVWARVLDHLAHLEARTGRRFGGPGWPLLVSVRSGAARSMPGMMDTVLNLGLTRELRDALAEQSGDPAWAADTWERFERSYSGIVGGPPPEDPREQLRAAIGAVFRSWFSPRAVSYREHHGITDLGGTAVTVQAMAFGNRDAESGTGVLFSRDPGTGEPGVYGEWLARAQGEDVVSGERTPARLDELARTQPGNHRELLRLAGVLEREYRDMVDVEFTIESGTLYVLQARAGKRTPGAAARIAVDLVGEGLIDTDTALTRVTPAQATQLLETAGAAEGVELARGTGAGPGLGVGQVVTDPDEALDAADEGTAVVLVRPFTSPEDVPAMFAAVAVVTEHGGSTSHAALVCREAGIPCVVGCGDGTLDALRGRVVTVDGTTGAVLDGDRASGAGKTSDGPAATLTEWAAARTGGDGALPELLALVHSTDPAKK
- a CDS encoding TetR/AcrR family transcriptional regulator, with translation MSSSTQETTSEDRAEAARVRVRELIAALQPDTVDKRPNKRGAQTRDKLVQAATACFSEYGYTRTRVSDITNRADTAQGNFYRHFTSLDDIFLAALQPALEELAAASATAPRSGDEQHHLVEQTIAYLHSYARNRHLLRVMREAAAASENEGFLKLWLQVRSGFVHRTERWLRRLHESGVIEETDYELHAEALGSMIEQMAYVHIGLLLVTPRPERIQDLGEVIGQIWYRSLAVSSAPASPGRARSL
- a CDS encoding aromatic acid exporter family protein: MTGVLTRRVGELLRADGPFALRIVVTAAVAWQICVWLGARQPPVYAVIVPLVSMRDAPYSTFNVSLARLAGVVCGLSIGILVLRVVQPSAGALALVLALALAVGIVLRIGGTLNIQVAVSALLVFASTDPDSYAVSRLWETAVGAGVTVVLAPLLLPANPARTFVKELHETAAELAQNIRAPASEEAVRAIETRARALPGKLALARTAVRSHPWWRRTETDHLAALVPLARTAADIGTLVRIHFEDTTELTARGEPTDTSEVAGPLSDAVTAVLNGTPDPSALATAEAAILHNVETDGTRLGAVARRPLRRIAALLREL